In one window of Mercurialis annua linkage group LG4, ddMerAnnu1.2, whole genome shotgun sequence DNA:
- the LOC126679096 gene encoding probable aspartyl protease At4g16563 — protein sequence MAIPYSYLLLFISFLLFPFASPSTIKIPISPAITKHPSSSDPLKLLNQLASISISRAHHLKSAKSDASSSPIKAPLFSRSYGGYSMSLGFGTPSQTVNLIMDTGSSLLWVPCTSRYLCDDCNFPNTDISKIAKFIPNLSSSTRIIGCANKKCGWIFGSTVLSKCPSCSSNPQNCTEACPPYIIEYGLGSTAGRLLSENLNFPNKTIPDFLVGCSLLSTRQPEGIAGFGRSSYSLPGQLGLSKFSYCLVSRNFDDSPVSSDLILEMGPSSSGDTKTAGVSYTPFLRNPGNNGSNPAFQEYYYVMLRKIIVGSKDIKVPYSFLVPSGSDGSGGTIVDSGTTFTFMEGHIFNLLSNEFEKQMANYTKAAEVEKQTGLKPCYDISGEKSDVLVPELIFQFKGGAKLQFALSNYFAFVDKGVICLTIVSDTSGSGGGVRSGPAIILGNFQQQNLYVEYDLENDRFGFKEQSCV from the coding sequence ATGGCCATTCCTTACTCTTATCTTCTTCTCTTTATCTCCTTCCTTCTCTTCCCCTTCGCTTCACCGTCCACCATCAAGATTCCCATCTCTCCGGCGATCACTAAACACCCGTCATCTTCCGATCCATTGAAACTCCTCAATCAATTGGCTTCAATTTCCATCTCCAGAGCTCACCATCTCAAGTCAGCAAAATCTGATGCCTCCTCGTCTCCAATCAAAGCACCTCTTTTCTCGCGTAGCTATGGCGGCTACTCGATGTCTTTAGGGTTCGGTActccgtctcagactgttaaccTCATTATGGATACGGGTAGTAGTCTTCTTTGGGTCCCTTGTACCTCTCGTTATCTTTGCGATGACTGTAATTTCCCAAATACGGATATAAGTAAAATCGCGAAGTTTATCCCGAATTTATCGTCTTCCACGAGGATTATAGGCTGCGCGAACAAGAAATGCGGGTGGATTTTCGGATCCACTGTGCTGTCTAAATGTCCGAGCTGTAGTTCCAATCCTCAAAACTGTACGGAGGCTTGTCCTCCGTATATAATTGAGTATGGCTTAGGCTCTACTGCTGGTCGCTTGCTATCAGAGAATTTGAACTTCCCCAATAAGACAATTCCTGATTTTCTAGTCGGATGCTCGCTTCTTTCGACGCGACAGCCCGAAGGAATTGCAGGGTTTGGTCGGAGTTCATACTCTCTGCCTGGGCAATTAGGTCTCAGTAAATTCTCTTATTGCTTAGTGTCGCGTAATTTCGATGACTCTCCGGTGAGCAGTGACCTTATCTTGGAGATGGGCCCGAGTAGCTCAGGCGATACGAAAACTGCAGGGGTTAGCTACACACCGTTCCTGAGGAATCCTGGTAACAATGGGTCAAACCCTGCATTTCAAGAGTATTACTATGTGATGCTGCGCAAAATCATTGTAGGTTCGAAAGACATTAAAGTTCCGTACAGTTTCTTGGTTCCGTCGGGTTCTGACGGTAGCGGAGGGACAATTGTTGATTCAGGTACGACGTTTACGTTCATGGAAGGgcatattttcaatttattatctAATGAATTCGAGAAGCAAATGGCTAATTACACGAAAGCTGCTGAAGTCGAAAAACAAACCGGTTTGAAGCCGTGTTACGATATTTCGGGTGAGAAATCGGACGTTCTTGTACCGGAATTGATTTTTCAATTCAAAGGTGGTGCTAAATTGCAATTTGCGCTGTCAAATTATTTTGCATTCGTTGACAAGGGTGTTATTTGCTTAACGATCGTTAGCGATACTAGCGGCAGCGGCGGCGGCGTTCGTAGCGGTCCGGCTATTATATTGGGGAATTTTCAGCAGCAAAATTTGTATGTAGAGTATGACTTAGAGAATGACAGATTTGGATTTAAAGAACAGAGTTGTGTATGA